GTCACGTTTTCATCCTTCAGCAACACAGGAACATTGCTGCAGTCCTCAGCTTCCATAGTGTGTAGCAGCTGATCAAGTGTCagttctttgaagaaaaataagtttttcacATGTATTTCTCAGTTACTAAGAACTGTAATGTTATGCCACTTGACAAATATATCACGAAAGTTTTAACTGTAATGAATTGTAATTATCAATTTTGTCAGCTGAAGGCTGTTACTGGCAGATTCTCTTTTGCCCATGATTTGGTTTTATTGCCAACGGGTTAAAAGTTCTTGTTTTCAGACTACTAGTTACAGCAGCAACCCCTTTTACTCAGATTAGCACAAAAGAAACTTAGCACCTCAAAGGATCAAATCCTAGCAGAGTTCCCGTGTCAAGTGGATATAGGAAAAAGGGAATTTGCTGTTCCAGTGTCACTACAGCTTCTCACTTGTAAAACACTGGAGATGAATGCAGACAGGCCAGCAGGGTTAAACTAACATCTGGTATGAATACTGCTGCCTTATTCTGAATTCTTAGAGAGAAGCATGTAGTTTATACTTCTGGCAAGAACTGGGGTAAGAGAGATGAGACTTCAGTAAGTGTGTTGGAGAATCTGATAGGTCCTCAAAGAAAAGTGACATACCCTTCTTTGTGTTCTGACTGAGATGTGGAGTTGGTATCTGCCTTCCTTTCAGACGTTGCTGCATCATTTCCAGGCTTCCTTTCAGTTTGAATGATTCAACGGTGTACAAATCAGAAAGGATAAGGTTGCATCGTTCCTCAACGAATTTAAGTGTCAAATGGATCAAGTGCTCcattttttctgggttttcttttcccctctgaagAACATCTGGGTTATATGCAATATCTATAATGCTGTAAAGGTCTACAAAAATAAGTTATGTGTCAGAATCATTGCTATGTACCATGTGCCAGCATTCTTTATAATCACTtgatttaaaaggaaaggaaatgaattTGTGGCTTCTGGGCAGAGAGCTAATTCTGTCACCCTCCTCTAGAGTTGACACCTCTCTGTGTGCTGAACCAGCAGTCTGTGTGTTCAAGGACAAGCGTGGGAACACAGTCCAAGTGAACGGGACTATACGTGGTCAAAGAGATTCCTAGTACTCTTCAGGATTTAGATGTGTGCAACTCTTGCGTTTCTtcagtttttgttggtttggttttgtggtttttttttcaaaagggaagGATTCATTTAGAGTCCTGTTAGGATATGCCTGTCGCatccttgcacacacacacacacacaccctcctccGCGCTAAGAGCTGGCCACGGCGTGGCACCACCCTCTGTGACAGCGAGAGTCTGCGTCCGATTGCCACGCAGTGGACTACTGCAGCAACAAATGCATCCGGGGCGAAGCACAACTCCTTCGGGACGTACCTCCTTCGCCAGATACTTCTTCCAGCGGCCCCGCACTGACGGGAGTGGGGTCAGTGGGGGCCTTGGGCGCCGGCACCCTTTTCCAGCCGCAGATGTTGATGAACAGCTGTCTCCCGACGACTCCCTGCAAGAAGCCGAGCCGCGGCTGAGTGCTccgcccgcgccgccccccgccggccccgcacTCGGCCCTCGTTACCCGCCGCAGCACCCGGGCGGGAGGCCGAACGCCAAACCCCGCGCAACCCACCGTGGGACGGGCCCGCAGGCACAGGTGAGGCTCCGGCGGGGCGCAGAGCCGCTCGGCCTCGGCACGCTGCTGCCGCTGGAACCGACGGTAGGCTTCGGGCTCGTTCTCCGCCATCTCGTCCAGCAGCGACCAGAGCTGCGAGACCAGCGCCGGGCCCGCCATGGCGACCGCCGTCGCCTAGCGACGGAGCGACCGGAAGGGCCGCGCTCTGCGGGTCCGCCGCCTTTCCCGTCCTCCTCCTGCTTCCGCTCGAGCCGGCCCCGCAACCGCCCCCGTCCCGCCCCCGCAGGCCCCGCGGCGGAGCTGGCCGCTGCCCGCCTGTTCCTGGAGCCGCCGCCGGGCGGTTCGGTCGCCGCGGCTCGGGGCTCCGCGGCGGCTCAGTCCCGACCCGTCCCCCCCTCCCGTCCTCCTCCAGCGTGTGCTGCCAGGAGGAGGCACTTTGTGGGGACCGCTTCCGGCAGGCAGCCGGGAGCAGGCGCGGCCTCTCCCGTCCCTTCCTGACCGGGGGCGGGGGTCCCGGTGagcggcccccgcccggcccccggggTGCCGGTGGGGCCGCGTAGGGCGAGAGGATGTCCCGGGTGCCGGTGGGAAAGGTGCTGCTGCGGAACGTCATCCGGCACACGGGCGCGCACAACAAGGTACGGCCGGGGCCAGTGGGGGGGAGCTGCCGGCCCCGGCGGCCCATCGTCCCCCCTCTCTCCCGGGGGTGCGGAGCCGTCggcggagcggggagcggggcgggcgaaACGTCCGAGTTGTGATCTGGAGGTGGGGAGAGCAGCTGCGCTTTTCGGAGAGGAAAGGAGCTTGTTGAAATCAGCTACGTAAACGTCCTTAGTCTCGCTTTCGGTTTAACCCTCTTTTTCTTGAGCTCTCATCCTGGCGATgggatgtgtgtgtgcatatatgtattcACCTGTAAAATTTGCCTCGTGAAAGACGTAGTCTCTCAGGACTTTTATAAAAACTACGGTTTGCCTTTTAAAAGTAGcaattctttgtggttttttttcttgttgtactGCGTATGTCCTTTTAATTGCATCGAAGAATTTGAACTTTGTGCTAATGTGCACAGGCAGTATTTTAGTGCAAGATTAAGGAACTCTGTTAGCTTTAGCAAACTATTTAATTCCTGACATAATTCAGCAGGTCCAACTCATTTATTTCATGTGCTTATAAAAATCACTTACAGTCAGTGTCCATAAACATAGATCTGTGCCAAACCACTCAGTATTTGCATGCTGTGTTTTTTCAGCCTGTAGTGTAACTTCTCATTTTGGCTTGGTCCTTCCAGATGATATTTATATACTGAATTCTCTAACAGTACGTATGTTTGGGATGGTAATGAATGACAAGGCAGGGTATCCAGAACAGCTGAGTAGCAAAATCAGGCAAGCCCACCGTTTCTGATGCCATTATCCTTATGTGCTTTGTTAGGGTATTACCATCAAGAGGTCCTTCTTTTGGTTACCTTGGTTATAGCTAGAAGTAATCTGTTCCAGTATGGTAGGAAACCTTGCTGTGAATTTTGTTAGCAGGAGCATTGAGCTAGGAGCTGATGTTACATGCTACGTGTCTGTAACATTTCCCTAATGTTACACTTGTTTCCCATCTGTGACTTTCAGATTCAGGAAGAgacagaaatgtggaaaataaggGAGTGGGAGAAGCAGACAGAGGAGACTTACTGGAAGAGGCAAAGCAGAATGCTGTCGGACACCTCCAGGTGGGTTTTAATTGTGTAGTGGAGATAATTGGCTTGACTTAGTTGCTTAATTGCTGAACCCTTTTGTGTTATAATACTTTAAGAACATTCTGTGATTACTATGTGTTTACAATATATGAAGACAACATAGACTacagatatatttattttctccttaatgAGCCCCTGGAAAGAGGTCAGACCTGTGCTTAAGTCTGACCTTTTATCTCTTTATCTGGATGTATAGTCTTCAAAATACAACATTAAGTAGGCCAGGCACTCTGAAGCAACATGGGTAGGAAGTGCTTGACTAATATGTGAGAAAGTTCTGAGGAAAGCCTAATGTATTGCTGTTTAGGTTAGCAGTAAACAAAACTGTTACGATGTGGGGTCCTGTGCTATTGTAACACACCAGTATTGACAACTGCTTGTGTGGTGTCTGTGAAGTCATTCTGACATGCCTGAGGATCTCACAAGCTACATGAAAACAAACTGGGTTTGAGgggagggttggggtttggggcagAAGGGGGAGAGCTTACTACCGTGAAGACTTTTCAGAACCATAAACATTACAGGAAGTGGTTTTAGTATCTCAGGGAAGAACACCTTTCAGACTTATGCTAAGTCCGCAGCTGCTGCTTGGCTCAGCAAGTGCGGCGTTTCAAGTGAGAAACAAAACTAGAGCCACAGGCATGTGAGATCACTCAAAACTGTTGGGGCTTTCTGTGGATTTGGGGTCTTAGTCCTGGATTTGGGGTCTTAGTCCTGGATTTGGGGTCTTAGTCCTGGATTTGGAGTCTTAGTCCTGGTACCTGATCAAATTGCAATTCTAGTAAGTCTGTTCTACTTCTTCAGTGTCCCTTTTGCTGCTTTTACTAGCATACATCTCATTGCATATTGTTAGTCTGCTCCTGCAGAGTACCGTAGAGGAGGAGAACTGCATTTGTTTGATAAGCATGATAACCCCTTCCTCTAATTTTGCATTGTGAGCACCTCTGTCTAGAATTTTGCTGTGCACAGAGAACCGTAGTAAGTTTTGAAAACCAGTGTTAGCTACTGAACTGGTTTTGTGAGAGCTGTTAATGGTGACTGTCTGTTAAAATGATAGCTGGTCTTCTTGCATAGATGGACATCCAAGACTTGCTGGATTTTTGCTCCTCTCGCTGGACTAACCCCTTGCTCAGAAAGTTTCTCCATCAGAGCTGACAGCTGAAGGACACCTGTTCTCTTTCTGCAGCAGTCGGATGCGCAGTGATGGCTTTGATGAGGAGGGCCACAGGGCTGACTGGAAAACAAAGAACTCACAATTTCTTGACCTAGTCGAAGATGATCTCCTTAGGGCCCGATCCTGGAATAAAAAGCTATATGAATGTGAAGCCAACATGCCAGACAGGTCTGTGGGGGAATTAATATTCTGTGATTGTAACTGTAATTTGAACACCTTCTTGGAGTCCTGTACCAAAAAGTtagtacatttctttttttcagtatgtaCTTCTATAAAATAATGCGTGATCTTATTTTGAGAATGAGTAAGTAACATGAACGAACTTTTGCAGTGTCACAGAATACCTAATTTGAGTTCATCTATAGAGTTCCTAAGTCACAGTAAGCAGCAAAAGTTCTGCCCTAAGCTTAGCAATTAAGCttagtatttattactttgcccaaggaacttaaaaaaatcttgagaAATGCAAGTTAGTGCTCTCCaggcttattttaaagaaatttgagTTCTAGTTTTCCCTaattagagatggaaaagagaCTGAAGACATAAGGTGTATTTAAATAGTACCAACCAATCGATcatatttccttccttctttcttgggaAGGTTCTGATAGCCCTTCTTTGCTACCTAAACTCATGTTCAATCTGTGGCTCTGTCTTTTCAGAATTATGTTTTTTCCTTAAACACCTTGTCTCTTTCTAATAAATGGTTCTGCTTTCTTCCAGGTGGGGTCACAGTGGTTATAAAGAGTTGTATCCTGAAGAATTTGATACGGATAGGTAATGCAAGCAGGCTTACTAATGTATCCAGAATCTTACTTCTGTCAGGTTATGCAGGGAATTTTACAAACTGAATTTTAAGTTTCGAGTATAGATCAGCCTTGAATGTAAAGCAGCACTGTTTAGTTACAGACacccactgaaaaaaattctAGTCCATTAATGTGGTTCCCCCTTGTCTGAGTCTTAGGAAGGGATTGCATCTTTTATAGTAATCAGACATTCAGCTTGAGCTTGAGTTACTAAAAGGGAGGGTCTGCGTGGGCCAACGGAGAGCCAGAGTAGTAGGCTGAATCCAAATCAGCTCAGTATACACCCTCTCAAATATCACCTCCAGGTTCTCCTTTCCATCACAGTGtacctgtattttctgtttctccttaTCTGGAGAATATAAATTCTTGCAGTATCCTGGAGAGTGGACACTTAACTGTAAAATAAGATCTTAgacaaaattcattatttttaaactacaCCTAACAGAATCATCAAGTACAATATTTGTCAGGCTTACAGATTTGAAGTAACCTGCTATAAATGAGTTTTCATCACTCGGTGGCTTTCAGTACACGTTCTCCTTGGTTCTGGCTCAAATACCTTAAACAGGGGTATTAGTAAGGTGTGGACCCAAGCTGCTAATAAGTACTTGAAACAACAATGCAGCTACCATGACTGTCACAGCGTCTGCTTCCCTGCTCTAGCGAAATGAATCGCTGGGCTTGCTTAAAACTTTGAGACAGAAAGAGGCTCAACTGCTATGAGCCTGCCTCTCTGCTTCCTTTTGATCATCCTCTGTTCTTTTTACAGTGACCAGCAAGAAGGAGATGAACAAAATGCTGTCAATGGGAAGAAGAAATCTCATCTGGGAAAGCAAACTGCCCATGAGTCGCACAAacggaaaaaaacaaagaagtcacacaagaagaagcaaaaaaagcgATCGCACAAAAAgcgaaagaaaaagaaaaaggagcaggGGAGAACATCATCAGATTCTTCCCAGGAGAGTGAGTGCTCAGAAGAGGAGACTTCAAGCACCCAGAAAGGGAAACACAAGCGCAAGAAAAAGACCAGGAAAGTGCCTGCCAGGGAACCTACCTCTTCTTCTGGGCAGGAAAGTGACTTTTCTCATGCAAGCAGCTCAACCACCAGCAGTTCTGAGGACAGTGaatctgaggagaaaaaagagaaacggcccccaaaaaagagaaagaaacgtCAGAATTCCGTGTCAGAGAGGCACAGTGAAGTACCAGAGAAGAGGAGCAAGAGGAAGAACTGGAAGGTGGCTGCTGATGAAAAATCAGAGGATAGCTCAGATGAGGACTGATGAGTCTAGGCTGCAGCTCAAACAGTAAGGTAGAGGACAGAGACAGGTATTTATCTTTCAGCACTGCCCCATGGTACAACTTGTTTCAACACTGTGGTTTATATACATCCTGTCAGCCCACAAGGGAGAAACTGAACCTTGGCAGCGTCCAGTAGGTGCCCCCTTGCTTTTCATTGACTTGACATTCAGAAAGCTGGGGAAGCAGTTGCCTGTCTTACAGGTTGGCTAGTCCTGAcaacttcagattatttttttctgtgaccaGGTTGACCTCTGATGCACGAAAATGTTATAGGCTCCCTGCAGGGGGAAAACAAGCAtgtttgcacctttttttttttttttttttttttttaattgttttaacaGATTGGTTTTTTGGGTTACCAAATCAATGATCAAGACTTGCAATAGGAGAGGGGAGAGACAAAAAGTTTGATAATAGAGGAAATGTCACTGGATTTAACCCTACAGTAGCTTTGTCTTCCCATCCTCCAACAAAAGCAGACCTGTGTGGCAGCATGCACATGGTCAGCTGGATGCAGAAGGGAGCACAAGGGAATCCTCTGATTCCAGCTGAAGGTGCAGTGACTCCTTCCATAATGGTGAAGAAAAGACACCGGTGCATTTGCTTGTTTTAGACTTCTCTCCAAATCCTGGCATGGGCTGGCCATTGTGTCTGCCTTTCCTTCATTCTCTCTAGGGGGATGCTGAAACCATTTGTGCTGACAGAGAAGCCTTGGTGGGTGTTGTGTTCTGTCTCTGGTCTGCCCAATGTATTCCTGGAGAAATTGGTACTGGGCCGTTCTCTCTGCAGTTGAACAGCCAAgccttttaacaaaataaataaatccagacATGTTCGATGCTTTTGTCATTGTTTTGGAGTAAAGCCCGGGGACAGAGCACAGGCCTGAGAAGCCTAGGTGGTCCTTGTGTTCTCCCTGTGCCACGTGTTTCTGCCCAATCAAACCAGGTGGCTGTGGAGGGCTCAGAGGAGATGAAGGAAGGCTGGAGTGGAAAGCAGCCATTGGGGAAATGTACTGTGCTGATGCGACTGTTGTGTGTTGGTGACCAAGCACAGCTCCAGCTTTACTCTACACCTGAACAAGTACAAAATGGTGTCAGTGCTGTCCCTAGGTCCTCGTTCCAGGTCCTGCTCACAGTCCCTCTTTCCGTTTCAAGTGAAAAGACGTTGTCTGCATGCCCTTGTCTGCTGGCTAATGCCAGAGGCTTGGAGAAAGCAGTATTGCTGGCTCAGCGTGCTTTCAGCTGCTCGCTCTTTTATCACAGCCACTTCTCTGCCGGTCAGTCACACCGTAGCAATGCAGCCGCTTTATGTACATCATAGGAGATGTTCAAGAAGGGGTTTATTTTGTATAGCTCCCCTCGTACAATGATTTTTCATTAgcgtgggggtgagggggagcgCCCGGATCCCCTGTGGCCACTCCTGGTTTTGAGATAGGACCAAGCATCTCCGAATGGGGATTCGATAGGACCGAAGCCTCCGCCCAACCACGGCTGGCTCGGGGGCGGCCCGGAGGTCGCAGGCGCGGCCTCTTCTCGGCCTGCCGCCGGCGGCTCCGGGAAAGGCCGTAGTTGCGCCACCCGCCGCAGCAGCGGAGCCTGAGCCGCTGCCGTTGCCACCGCCTACCCCCCGCCCGGAAGCGGAAGGGCTGCGGCGGCGACTTCCGGCTCCGGTGCCCTTGGGCTGGCCGGGGACGATGGCGGCCCTGGTGCTGCTGCGGGCGGGGCTGGCGCGGCCCCGCGGCGCCCAGATGGGTGAgtgcccgccggccccgctcccggctgcCCCAGCGTCCGGCCCTGACCTGCCCTGACACCCCGTCCCCGTTCTCTCCGCAGCTCTCCTCGGGAGGAGCCTTGGCCGCCGCCCCGCGGTCCTGGCGGCCGTTGCCGATCGgagcgccccggcccggcaaagccACAGTTCGCCCCAGCAGGGACACGGTACGTCCCGCGccacggggcagcccccgccgtgggtgggtgtggggtgtgggtgtgccgggggggggggtctcatcCTCCGCGTGGCCGGCACCCGGTTTGTCAGCCAGCGCCGAAACCGTTTTTCCCCCCATCCTCCAAACGATTTCTCCGTTCCAGCCGAACGGCGTGTTCTTCGTGTGCCCGTTCCACCCACGCCTGGTCAGGGCTGCCGATTTTGAGCCGGGTGGGAGATTTCAAATGGCAGGTGTCAGTAACGAAGGGCAGAAAAAATTGACGTGTGGCAAAGTAGTTTTTCTTGGGTGAGGTGGGGTTACTGGTATTACCAGAATGTACCGCCATTGCCTTCAACAGTACCATTTTCGGTTGATAGCACGGCTGTTGATTTGCACTCTGCCCGGGTCTCATTAAAACAAGGTGTGTGTGAACAAGGTACATGTGACTTTACACTGCTTGAATTTGAAACTGACATTTGCGATGTTGGTATCCAGTGTGCGAATGCTGCAAGTCTTAAATAGGCGATATTAACTGAATGTTGAAAAAAGTAAACCTCTGCTTATTAACAAAGGTGTAGTTTTTTTGAATGTGGAAAAAAGgttgaaagattttaaaagaaatcagaaagaagGTTTAACATTGCTTATGGTTCAGTAGCAGTAATAATATGAAAACACTGCAACTGTGACTTTTTCCTAGAACAGTAGAGCTTCCGATTCACTGAAGTTAGTCTGAGAAGTCTGATCTACAGGCAGAGAGTATTTCTTagattgctttttcctttctccgtGTGGTTAGGCTACACAGAGGTGATGAGAGATTACCATTCCAAGACCAAACTCTGGTCTGTCAGTTGCGCAACTAAATATGAGAAATATTGTGACTGGAGGTTAAGGATGTTTTTTAGCTGTTACAATACAACTTAGAAGTGGAAAGGATGAAGAAATGCTTGTAAAAGAAATTGTCTTAAATACAGCTAggccatttccttcctttctattctGGACTTCATATTAATAACAGATTTCATGCATGTGCTGTGAAGCGTTTGTGGCTGTGGATTTCTACAGGGACAGCTTACTAATCCACAGCCTAGGTCCCTTTCATGTTCTACTTCAGGTCCTTTGCTTTCCTTGTCTTCTCACTTTTCTAAATTTAGTCTTCCttgcaaaaatgaagaaaaactttcCATTTTTGTTTAGATGGATGGATAATATCTGTGTGTTAGGTAAGCACTTTTGGGAGTATTGTATTATATAGATAACTTCACAAAGTCAGTTTCTGATGTTTTTTAGACTGGGCTGATGCTGACATTCTGGTTCAAAGTATTGCTTATGATGTTGGGGTTTTAGTTTGCTCCAGAACCTTCTAgatgttttttgggttttttgggttggggttttttgtgttttttttttccttcctgatagTATTTGTATGCTGCCAAAATGTAAGAGTTGGTTACAGAGCTCCCTAGCTGGTATTTCTATTTCTAGAGTCATCTGTTATGTGGTTCAAATTGTACCCAGCTGAGTGTCAATGGAGGACTGAAATCCTTTGGCCTGCAGGCTACTTCTAGGCCATATGTAACTGTGATGGTCCCAGAAGTTTAATCTGCTATTTATAGTTAAAAATAGCAATATTGGTTCCTGGGCAGAACGGTGCACAGAGTTATCATGATGTGCTATTCACTGGAACTTGTAGTTGTGTCCATCTGGATCTCAAAATCATTTCTCAAAAGGTGGGAGTAGTAAATAATATGCAAGTCAGGAAATTCACTAGACAAAAAGGCTTTgccttcagaaacattttttccctgtGGTTGTCGCCTTGGACCCTAGTCCTGAACTGCAGGTTGTGAAAGGGACTGGTGTTTGTTTTGACTTTACCTGTTGAGCTTCTCTTCTTTTGTCATAAAAGAAGCTTCTCTGTCTTAGCAGCAGCAAAGAGAGGAGTATTTAAAATTAACCTTTTAGACATTGTAAAATAGATACATATTCTATAGTAGAAATTCAAAGGCATCTAGGTTTTGCTTGGATGAAAGCTTAGTAATCAGGTCAGAGAAAATATGTAATTGTGTGGTGCTGATCAAGATGAGGTATCTGTTTTAAAGGTTACGGCACTTCAAACAGGAACTTTGCACTGAAAATACTTCTCTTTACAGGCACTTCCAAGGCTGCGTCTTTGCACTGGACAGGTGAGCGAGCTGTCAGTGTCCTCTTGCTGGGTCTCCTTCCTGCAGCCTACCTGTATCCTGGACCAGCCATGGACTATTCACTGGCTGCAGCCCTCACTCTCCATGGCCACTGGTAAGCACAATAGGTCCCTCAGAATTAAAAGTAAAGTCTGATAGTTAGGGTGGCTCCAAGCCTTAGGTCTTAAATCTGTATATGGCAGTAAGTTTACTGATTTATATCCTGATCTAGTATAAAACACCTGGAAGGAGATGCAAACAAAGTCCTTACTCTCCAAATTCTGTGACAGTTGTGGTCTTTGACAAGACTAGTTGTACCTTGGTCTTCCTTTGTTATACTGTTCTCTCAGTCAGAAGGCAGGATACTTACTACTGTTAAGGAATCCATAAACATTCTGTAGTTTTCTTCTACACAGTA
This genomic window from Accipiter gentilis chromosome 5, bAccGen1.1, whole genome shotgun sequence contains:
- the PIH1D2 gene encoding PIH1 domain-containing protein 2, whose protein sequence is MAGPALVSQLWSLLDEMAENEPEAYRRFQRQQRAEAERLCAPPEPHLCLRARPTGVVGRQLFINICGWKRVPAPKAPTDPTPVSAGPLEEVSGEGDLYSIIDIAYNPDVLQRGKENPEKMEHLIHLTLKFVEERCNLILSDLYTVESFKLKGSLEMMQQRLKGRQIPTPHLSQNTKKELTLDQLLHTMEAEDCSNVPVLLKDENVTHSKGHLIEEISSTEMPEKLSTPVYEMITVKDTNKTPLKFELKIELPKVSSVSECDLQISKDDIIIEVPEKYKLQLDLPELVDEETTTAVFNKGKRVLFITVPVAKPDL
- the NKAPD1 gene encoding uncharacterized protein NKAPD1 isoform X1; its protein translation is MSRVPVGKVLLRNVIRHTGAHNKIQEETEMWKIREWEKQTEETYWKRQSRMLSDTSSSRMRSDGFDEEGHRADWKTKNSQFLDLVEDDLLRARSWNKKLYECEANMPDRWGHSGYKELYPEEFDTDSDQQEGDEQNAVNGKKKSHLGKQTAHESHKRKKTKKSHKKKQKKRSHKKRKKKKKEQGRTSSDSSQESECSEEETSSTQKGKHKRKKKTRKVPAREPTSSSGQESDFSHASSSTTSSSEDSESEEKKEKRPPKKRKKRQNSVSERHSEVPEKRSKRKNWKVAADEKSEDSSDED
- the NKAPD1 gene encoding uncharacterized protein NKAPD1 isoform X2 — encoded protein: MWKIREWEKQTEETYWKRQSRMLSDTSSSRMRSDGFDEEGHRADWKTKNSQFLDLVEDDLLRARSWNKKLYECEANMPDRWGHSGYKELYPEEFDTDSDQQEGDEQNAVNGKKKSHLGKQTAHESHKRKKTKKSHKKKQKKRSHKKRKKKKKEQGRTSSDSSQESECSEEETSSTQKGKHKRKKKTRKVPAREPTSSSGQESDFSHASSSTTSSSEDSESEEKKEKRPPKKRKKRQNSVSERHSEVPEKRSKRKNWKVAADEKSEDSSDED
- the NKAPD1 gene encoding uncharacterized protein NKAPD1 isoform X3 — its product is MRSDGFDEEGHRADWKTKNSQFLDLVEDDLLRARSWNKKLYECEANMPDRWGHSGYKELYPEEFDTDSDQQEGDEQNAVNGKKKSHLGKQTAHESHKRKKTKKSHKKKQKKRSHKKRKKKKKEQGRTSSDSSQESECSEEETSSTQKGKHKRKKKTRKVPAREPTSSSGQESDFSHASSSTTSSSEDSESEEKKEKRPPKKRKKRQNSVSERHSEVPEKRSKRKNWKVAADEKSEDSSDED
- the SDHD gene encoding succinate dehydrogenase [ubiquinone] cytochrome b small subunit, mitochondrial — its product is MAALVLLRAGLARPRGAQMALLGRSLGRRPAVLAAVADRSAPARQSHSSPQQGHGTSKAASLHWTGERAVSVLLLGLLPAAYLYPGPAMDYSLAAALTLHGHWGLGQVITDYIHGDTSIKLANTGLYVLSAVTFAGLCYFNYYDVGICKAVAMLWSL